In the genome of Bacteroidota bacterium, the window AGAAGCAGTCCCCGAAGGTACAGTAATCTTGTATTTACCATCCACATCGGTAACTGTCCCTCCTGTACCTCCGGCAACCTTAACCGTCACGCCAGGAAGGCTTTCACCTGTTGAAGAATCCATGACTTTACCGCTTACTTCCAACTTCTGAGCCATGATATTGGTCAGATTAAAAAGGCAAAATATCAGCGTAAGTAACCTTACCTTTTTAACAACATACCGGTTTAGCCCGATAAGTTCTTTTGTAAATTTATTCATAATAAATAATTTAGTTAGTCTGTTTCTGGTTCTGATAATTCTGTTTAGGCTTAATAATGGAAAATGAATTTCACAATGGAATCGTTTGCAGTAATAAAACTGCCAAAAACAAAGAGATTAAAAACAAGGTTCTGATTTTTTTCTTCATCATATTCGAGAATAAAGGTTGAAACTTTTAAAATCTTTATGAAATAGTAATTTCCGGAATATATTTTTCTTCCTTACTACATAAAAGACAAGACTAAAATTAGCAGGTTTCAATTTCTCAAACAGGGTTATGCGTACCAAAAAGCGGGTAACAGTTTTTCAAAACAGCAGAAAAATGCAGGGAATTTTATAACTTTATTAATTTCAATTTATTAGCAATAAATAAAAAATATACTACACCATACAAATGTTTTTGGTAAAAAATAAATAAAATTTAAATAACTTATTATTAACTTTGAGTTTAAAAGGGAAAAAATTAAAATGCGTTCTTTGTACAATTTAACTGAATGAAGAAATATTATAAAGCTTGATAAAATTCTAAAAATCATGAAATATTTAAGATTGACAATTTTACCCTTGCTATTTTTGTTAATTCTGACATATTCGTGTCGCAAAGAAAATGACAAATTGCCTCCTGAAACACAAGAAGGTAAAAACACATTTGGATGCTTAGTAAACAATAATCTTTGGTTAAAAGGAGGAGGATTATCATATCCATACAGCAATTTGTCTATTTTCATAGATAAAAATTTTTTTAGTATCAATGCATTAAAAATAGGCGACCAAACTAACCAGACAGTTAATCTTTATATTCATTCTCCTTTAAATGTAGGGATATATAATCTAAATAATTATAACCATTTAGGACGTTTTTTAGATAAGATAGACAATTGCTATTATAAAACAGATTCTTTATCGGCGACAGGTACCCTAGAAATCACAAAATATGATACCATAAATAAAATTGTGTCCGGGTTGTTTAACTTTAAAGCATTGAAATACAATCCTGATAATAATACAATTATAGAGAATAGCGATTCAT includes:
- a CDS encoding DUF6252 family protein is translated as MKYLRLTILPLLFLLILTYSCRKENDKLPPETQEGKNTFGCLVNNNLWLKGGGLSYPYSNLSIFIDKNFFSINALKIGDQTNQTVNLYIHSPLNVGIYNLNNYNHLGRFLDKIDNCYYKTDSLSATGTLEITKYDTINKIVSGLFNFKALKYNPDNNTIIENSDSSVQITQGRFDIKYIQ